From a region of the Cucumis sativus cultivar 9930 chromosome 6, Cucumber_9930_V3, whole genome shotgun sequence genome:
- the LOC101206985 gene encoding probable inactive DNA (cytosine-5)-methyltransferase DRM3 isoform X8 — MGSNPPHVSTVCHKQAAQTSKSESSDSLDSLFDDKDAHNEISSVIPKEEADDYYHISDTNKASLLVMNFSADEVDFAIDKLGGDAPLNELVDFIIAAQIAIKLEKETDDAFCRNELKKEENDETLFVTMEKTLRLLEMGFSENEVSLAIEKFGSETQVSELADSIVTGRIASDYPGDVKCSPSSFGIGGLYTREDYVTKVKAEESSSAVGPLPRNVNIEAIQKGKRPKEENMDDLLNPTTRLNKHKGKRPKQEYADDLGSLYGPGWVESKVNPDITSFDIPPSSRLNLSRSLDKLVAKPPCPPLKSNPSRALEKVVTKPPFFLYGNVLDISRDSWAKVSKFLYAVEPEFVDTRSFSALSRTEGYVHNLPCENRFHIIPLPPMTIQDATRTKKWWPSWDTRKYLSCINSETRGVPQLCDRLTKTLTDSGGHPSSHEERDILHHCIALNLIWVSQFKLAPVEPEQLECVLGYPVNHTQDAESSSIERLQYLKYCFQTDALGYHLSVLKSMFPEGLVVLSIFSGIGGAEIALHRLGIHLKVVVSVESSAAKRRILKKWWHSSGQTGELEQIEDIQKLTSIKINNWITKYGGFDLVICQNPCSRCLSSSKLNQSGDAEGIASFDFSIFYEFVRVLQSVRNTMHRKK, encoded by the exons ATGGGCAGTAATCCTCCACATGTTTCAACTGTCTGTCATAAGCAG GCTGCACAGACATCAAAGTCTGAATCATCAGATTCTCTAGATAGCTTATTTGATGACAAGGATGCACACAATGAAATCTCTTCAGTTATACCAAAGGAG GAGGCTGATGATTATTATCATATTAGTGATACCAATAAAGCATCCTTGTTAGTGATGAACTTTTCTGCAGATGAAGTCGACTTTGCGATTGATAAGCTTG GTGGAGATGCTCCCCTTAATGAATTGGTGGATTTTATCATTGCTGCACAGATCGCTATAAAATTGGAGAAGGAAACAGATGATGCATTCTGtagaaatgaattgaaaaaggag GAAAATGATGAAACTTTGTTTGTGACAATGGAGAAGACACTTCGGTTGCTTGAAATGGGCTTCTCTGAGAATGAGGTTTCTTTGGCAATTGAAAAGTTTG GATCTGAAACTCAAGTCTCAGAGCTTGCCGATTCCATTGTTACTGGTCGAATTGCTAGTGACTACCCTGGGGATGTTAAG TGTTCTCCAAGCTCATTCGGGATTGGTGGTTTATATACTCGAGAAGATTATGTGACTAAGGTTAAAGCTGAAGAATCCAGTTCCGCTGTTGGTCCTCTGCCAAGAAATGTTAACATTGAGGCAATACAGAAAGGTAAAAggccaaaagaagaaaatatggacGACCTTCTGAATCCTACTACTCGTTTGAATAAACATAAAGGGAAAAGGCCAAAGCAAGAATACGCTGATGACTTGGGTTCTTTATATGGTCCTGGATGGGTGGAATCAAAAGTCAATCCAGACATCACCAGCTTTGACATCCCCCCGTCTTCAAGACTAAATCTCTCAAGAAGTCTTGATAAGTTGGTGGCTAAGCCTCCATGCCCACCTTTAAAATCAAATCCTTCTAGAGCTCTTGAAAAGGTGGTAACTAAACctccatttttcttgtatGGAAATGTTTTGGATATATCTCGTGATTCTTGGGCAAAAGTTTCCAAGTTCCTATATGCCGTTGAGCCTGAATTCGTGGACACTCGGTCCTTCTCAGCTTTGAGTAGAACAGAAGGATACGTGCACAATCTTCCATGTGAGAACAGGTTTCACATCATTCCATTGCCTCCAATGACCATCCAAGATGCTACACGTACAAAAAAATGGTGGCCATCCTGGGATACAAGAAAGTATTTGAGCTGCATCAATTCTGAAACTAGAGGAGTACCTCAGCTGTGTGATAGGCTGACAAAGACGTTGACTGATTCGGGCGGTCATCCTTCATCTCATGAGGAGAGAGATATTCTTCATCATTGCATAGCTTTGAACCTTATTTGGGTCAGCCAGTTCAAACTGGCTCCGGTAGAGCCTGAACAGCTAGAATGCGTGCTCGGCTATCCGGTAAATCACACCCAAGATGCTGAAAGTAGCTCAATAGAAAGACTTCAATATCTCAAGTATTGTTTTCAGACAGACGCTTTGGGTTATCATCTATCTGTTTTGAAGTCCATGTTTCCAGAAGGATTGGTTGTGTTGTCCATTTTCAGTGGAATTGGTGGGGCGGAAATTGCTTTGCACCGTCTTGGCATTCATTTGAAAGTCGTGGTCTCAGTTGAGAGTTCAGCAGCAAAGAGAaggattttgaagaaatggtGGCATAGTAGTGGACAAACTGGGGAACTAGAGCAGATAGAGGACATACAGAAGCTAACAAGCATCAAGATTAACAATTGGATTACCAAATATGGCGGTTTTGATTTGGTTATTTGTCAGAATCCATGTTCTCGTTGTTTGTCATCTTCAAAACTGAATCAGAGTGGAGATGCTGAGGGTATAGCAAGTTTTgatttctctatattttatgAGTTTGTCCGTGTTTTGCAGAGTGTAAGAAATACCATGCACAGAAAGAAGTGA
- the LOC101206985 gene encoding probable inactive DNA (cytosine-5)-methyltransferase DRM3 isoform X7: MGSNPPHVSTVCHKQVQAAQTSKSESSDSLDSLFDDKDAHNEISSVIPKEEADDYYHISDTNKASLLVMNFSADEVDFAIDKLGGDAPLNELVDFIIAAQIAIKLEKETDDAFCRNELKKEENDETLFVTMEKTLRLLEMGFSENEVSLAIEKFGSETQVSELADSIVTGRIASDYPGDVKCSPSSFGIGGLYTREDYVTKVKAEESSSAVGPLPRNVNIEAIQKGKRPKEENMDDLLNPTTRLNKHKGKRPKQEYADDLGSLYGPGWVESKVNPDITSFDIPPSSRLNLSRSLDKLVAKPPCPPLKSNPSRALEKVVTKPPFFLYGNVLDISRDSWAKVSKFLYAVEPEFVDTRSFSALSRTEGYVHNLPCENRFHIIPLPPMTIQDATRTKKWWPSWDTRKYLSCINSETRGVPQLCDRLTKTLTDSGGHPSSHEERDILHHCIALNLIWVSQFKLAPVEPEQLECVLGYPVNHTQDAESSSIERLQYLKYCFQTDALGYHLSVLKSMFPEGLVVLSIFSGIGGAEIALHRLGIHLKVVVSVESSAAKRRILKKWWHSSGQTGELEQIEDIQKLTSIKINNWITKYGGFDLVICQNPCSRCLSSSKLNQSGDAEGIASFDFSIFYEFVRVLQSVRNTMHRKK, translated from the exons ATGGGCAGTAATCCTCCACATGTTTCAACTGTCTGTCATAAGCAGGTGCAG GCTGCACAGACATCAAAGTCTGAATCATCAGATTCTCTAGATAGCTTATTTGATGACAAGGATGCACACAATGAAATCTCTTCAGTTATACCAAAGGAG GAGGCTGATGATTATTATCATATTAGTGATACCAATAAAGCATCCTTGTTAGTGATGAACTTTTCTGCAGATGAAGTCGACTTTGCGATTGATAAGCTTG GTGGAGATGCTCCCCTTAATGAATTGGTGGATTTTATCATTGCTGCACAGATCGCTATAAAATTGGAGAAGGAAACAGATGATGCATTCTGtagaaatgaattgaaaaaggag GAAAATGATGAAACTTTGTTTGTGACAATGGAGAAGACACTTCGGTTGCTTGAAATGGGCTTCTCTGAGAATGAGGTTTCTTTGGCAATTGAAAAGTTTG GATCTGAAACTCAAGTCTCAGAGCTTGCCGATTCCATTGTTACTGGTCGAATTGCTAGTGACTACCCTGGGGATGTTAAG TGTTCTCCAAGCTCATTCGGGATTGGTGGTTTATATACTCGAGAAGATTATGTGACTAAGGTTAAAGCTGAAGAATCCAGTTCCGCTGTTGGTCCTCTGCCAAGAAATGTTAACATTGAGGCAATACAGAAAGGTAAAAggccaaaagaagaaaatatggacGACCTTCTGAATCCTACTACTCGTTTGAATAAACATAAAGGGAAAAGGCCAAAGCAAGAATACGCTGATGACTTGGGTTCTTTATATGGTCCTGGATGGGTGGAATCAAAAGTCAATCCAGACATCACCAGCTTTGACATCCCCCCGTCTTCAAGACTAAATCTCTCAAGAAGTCTTGATAAGTTGGTGGCTAAGCCTCCATGCCCACCTTTAAAATCAAATCCTTCTAGAGCTCTTGAAAAGGTGGTAACTAAACctccatttttcttgtatGGAAATGTTTTGGATATATCTCGTGATTCTTGGGCAAAAGTTTCCAAGTTCCTATATGCCGTTGAGCCTGAATTCGTGGACACTCGGTCCTTCTCAGCTTTGAGTAGAACAGAAGGATACGTGCACAATCTTCCATGTGAGAACAGGTTTCACATCATTCCATTGCCTCCAATGACCATCCAAGATGCTACACGTACAAAAAAATGGTGGCCATCCTGGGATACAAGAAAGTATTTGAGCTGCATCAATTCTGAAACTAGAGGAGTACCTCAGCTGTGTGATAGGCTGACAAAGACGTTGACTGATTCGGGCGGTCATCCTTCATCTCATGAGGAGAGAGATATTCTTCATCATTGCATAGCTTTGAACCTTATTTGGGTCAGCCAGTTCAAACTGGCTCCGGTAGAGCCTGAACAGCTAGAATGCGTGCTCGGCTATCCGGTAAATCACACCCAAGATGCTGAAAGTAGCTCAATAGAAAGACTTCAATATCTCAAGTATTGTTTTCAGACAGACGCTTTGGGTTATCATCTATCTGTTTTGAAGTCCATGTTTCCAGAAGGATTGGTTGTGTTGTCCATTTTCAGTGGAATTGGTGGGGCGGAAATTGCTTTGCACCGTCTTGGCATTCATTTGAAAGTCGTGGTCTCAGTTGAGAGTTCAGCAGCAAAGAGAaggattttgaagaaatggtGGCATAGTAGTGGACAAACTGGGGAACTAGAGCAGATAGAGGACATACAGAAGCTAACAAGCATCAAGATTAACAATTGGATTACCAAATATGGCGGTTTTGATTTGGTTATTTGTCAGAATCCATGTTCTCGTTGTTTGTCATCTTCAAAACTGAATCAGAGTGGAGATGCTGAGGGTATAGCAAGTTTTgatttctctatattttatgAGTTTGTCCGTGTTTTGCAGAGTGTAAGAAATACCATGCACAGAAAGAAGTGA
- the LOC101206985 gene encoding probable inactive DNA (cytosine-5)-methyltransferase DRM3 isoform X1, which yields MASNKPIVPKEEVFDFRLPPDRMYSRHVGDSGASSSGSNVRTFFIDMGFLPSLVDSVIEKNGEDDVELLLNTLTTYSAEQKSIPQSSDSLEGLQSGKMGSNPPHVSTVCHKQVQAAQTSKSESSDSLDSLFDDKDAHNEISSVIPKEEADDYYHISDTNKASLLVMNFSADEVDFAIDKLGGDAPLNELVDFIIAAQIAIKLEKETDDAFCRNELKKEENDETLFVTMEKTLRLLEMGFSENEVSLAIEKFGSETQVSELADSIVTGRIASDYPGDVKCSPSSFGIGGLYTREDYVTKVKAEESSSAVGPLPRNVNIEAIQKGKRPKEENMDDLLNPTTRLNKHKGKRPKQEYADDLGSLYGPGWVESKVNPDITSFDIPPSSRLNLSRSLDKLVAKPPCPPLKSNPSRALEKVVTKPPFFLYGNVLDISRDSWAKVSKFLYAVEPEFVDTRSFSALSRTEGYVHNLPCENRFHIIPLPPMTIQDATRTKKWWPSWDTRKYLSCINSETRGVPQLCDRLTKTLTDSGGHPSSHEERDILHHCIALNLIWVSQFKLAPVEPEQLECVLGYPVNHTQDAESSSIERLQYLKYCFQTDALGYHLSVLKSMFPEGLVVLSIFSGIGGAEIALHRLGIHLKVVVSVESSAAKRRILKKWWHSSGQTGELEQIEDIQKLTSIKINNWITKYGGFDLVICQNPCSRCLSSSKLNQSGDAEGIASFDFSIFYEFVRVLQSVRNTMHRKK from the exons ATG GCCAGCAACAAGCCTATTGTACCAAAGGAAGAGGTCTTTGATTTCAGGTTGCCTCCTGATCGGATGTACTCAAGGCATGTTGGG GACAGTGGTGCGAGCTCATCTGGAAGTAATGTACGAACATTCTTCATAGATATGGGGTTCCTGCCATCCCTGGTTGATTCAgtgattgaaaaaaatg GTGAAGATGATGTAGAATTGTTATTAAATACCCTAACTACATATTCG GcagaacaaaaatcaattccTCAGTCATCAGATTCCCTTGAGGGCTTACAAAGTGGTAAAATGGGCAGTAATCCTCCACATGTTTCAACTGTCTGTCATAAGCAGGTGCAG GCTGCACAGACATCAAAGTCTGAATCATCAGATTCTCTAGATAGCTTATTTGATGACAAGGATGCACACAATGAAATCTCTTCAGTTATACCAAAGGAG GAGGCTGATGATTATTATCATATTAGTGATACCAATAAAGCATCCTTGTTAGTGATGAACTTTTCTGCAGATGAAGTCGACTTTGCGATTGATAAGCTTG GTGGAGATGCTCCCCTTAATGAATTGGTGGATTTTATCATTGCTGCACAGATCGCTATAAAATTGGAGAAGGAAACAGATGATGCATTCTGtagaaatgaattgaaaaaggag GAAAATGATGAAACTTTGTTTGTGACAATGGAGAAGACACTTCGGTTGCTTGAAATGGGCTTCTCTGAGAATGAGGTTTCTTTGGCAATTGAAAAGTTTG GATCTGAAACTCAAGTCTCAGAGCTTGCCGATTCCATTGTTACTGGTCGAATTGCTAGTGACTACCCTGGGGATGTTAAG TGTTCTCCAAGCTCATTCGGGATTGGTGGTTTATATACTCGAGAAGATTATGTGACTAAGGTTAAAGCTGAAGAATCCAGTTCCGCTGTTGGTCCTCTGCCAAGAAATGTTAACATTGAGGCAATACAGAAAGGTAAAAggccaaaagaagaaaatatggacGACCTTCTGAATCCTACTACTCGTTTGAATAAACATAAAGGGAAAAGGCCAAAGCAAGAATACGCTGATGACTTGGGTTCTTTATATGGTCCTGGATGGGTGGAATCAAAAGTCAATCCAGACATCACCAGCTTTGACATCCCCCCGTCTTCAAGACTAAATCTCTCAAGAAGTCTTGATAAGTTGGTGGCTAAGCCTCCATGCCCACCTTTAAAATCAAATCCTTCTAGAGCTCTTGAAAAGGTGGTAACTAAACctccatttttcttgtatGGAAATGTTTTGGATATATCTCGTGATTCTTGGGCAAAAGTTTCCAAGTTCCTATATGCCGTTGAGCCTGAATTCGTGGACACTCGGTCCTTCTCAGCTTTGAGTAGAACAGAAGGATACGTGCACAATCTTCCATGTGAGAACAGGTTTCACATCATTCCATTGCCTCCAATGACCATCCAAGATGCTACACGTACAAAAAAATGGTGGCCATCCTGGGATACAAGAAAGTATTTGAGCTGCATCAATTCTGAAACTAGAGGAGTACCTCAGCTGTGTGATAGGCTGACAAAGACGTTGACTGATTCGGGCGGTCATCCTTCATCTCATGAGGAGAGAGATATTCTTCATCATTGCATAGCTTTGAACCTTATTTGGGTCAGCCAGTTCAAACTGGCTCCGGTAGAGCCTGAACAGCTAGAATGCGTGCTCGGCTATCCGGTAAATCACACCCAAGATGCTGAAAGTAGCTCAATAGAAAGACTTCAATATCTCAAGTATTGTTTTCAGACAGACGCTTTGGGTTATCATCTATCTGTTTTGAAGTCCATGTTTCCAGAAGGATTGGTTGTGTTGTCCATTTTCAGTGGAATTGGTGGGGCGGAAATTGCTTTGCACCGTCTTGGCATTCATTTGAAAGTCGTGGTCTCAGTTGAGAGTTCAGCAGCAAAGAGAaggattttgaagaaatggtGGCATAGTAGTGGACAAACTGGGGAACTAGAGCAGATAGAGGACATACAGAAGCTAACAAGCATCAAGATTAACAATTGGATTACCAAATATGGCGGTTTTGATTTGGTTATTTGTCAGAATCCATGTTCTCGTTGTTTGTCATCTTCAAAACTGAATCAGAGTGGAGATGCTGAGGGTATAGCAAGTTTTgatttctctatattttatgAGTTTGTCCGTGTTTTGCAGAGTGTAAGAAATACCATGCACAGAAAGAAGTGA
- the LOC101206985 gene encoding probable inactive DNA (cytosine-5)-methyltransferase DRM3 isoform X4, with amino-acid sequence MASNKPIVPKEEVFDFRLPPDRMYSRHVGDSGASSSGSNVRTFFIDMGFLPSLVDSVIEKNEQKSIPQSSDSLEGLQSGKMGSNPPHVSTVCHKQAAQTSKSESSDSLDSLFDDKDAHNEISSVIPKEEADDYYHISDTNKASLLVMNFSADEVDFAIDKLGGDAPLNELVDFIIAAQIAIKLEKETDDAFCRNELKKEENDETLFVTMEKTLRLLEMGFSENEVSLAIEKFGSETQVSELADSIVTGRIASDYPGDVKCSPSSFGIGGLYTREDYVTKVKAEESSSAVGPLPRNVNIEAIQKGKRPKEENMDDLLNPTTRLNKHKGKRPKQEYADDLGSLYGPGWVESKVNPDITSFDIPPSSRLNLSRSLDKLVAKPPCPPLKSNPSRALEKVVTKPPFFLYGNVLDISRDSWAKVSKFLYAVEPEFVDTRSFSALSRTEGYVHNLPCENRFHIIPLPPMTIQDATRTKKWWPSWDTRKYLSCINSETRGVPQLCDRLTKTLTDSGGHPSSHEERDILHHCIALNLIWVSQFKLAPVEPEQLECVLGYPVNHTQDAESSSIERLQYLKYCFQTDALGYHLSVLKSMFPEGLVVLSIFSGIGGAEIALHRLGIHLKVVVSVESSAAKRRILKKWWHSSGQTGELEQIEDIQKLTSIKINNWITKYGGFDLVICQNPCSRCLSSSKLNQSGDAEGIASFDFSIFYEFVRVLQSVRNTMHRKK; translated from the exons ATG GCCAGCAACAAGCCTATTGTACCAAAGGAAGAGGTCTTTGATTTCAGGTTGCCTCCTGATCGGATGTACTCAAGGCATGTTGGG GACAGTGGTGCGAGCTCATCTGGAAGTAATGTACGAACATTCTTCATAGATATGGGGTTCCTGCCATCCCTGGTTGATTCAgtgattgaaaaaaatg aacaaaaatcaattccTCAGTCATCAGATTCCCTTGAGGGCTTACAAAGTGGTAAAATGGGCAGTAATCCTCCACATGTTTCAACTGTCTGTCATAAGCAG GCTGCACAGACATCAAAGTCTGAATCATCAGATTCTCTAGATAGCTTATTTGATGACAAGGATGCACACAATGAAATCTCTTCAGTTATACCAAAGGAG GAGGCTGATGATTATTATCATATTAGTGATACCAATAAAGCATCCTTGTTAGTGATGAACTTTTCTGCAGATGAAGTCGACTTTGCGATTGATAAGCTTG GTGGAGATGCTCCCCTTAATGAATTGGTGGATTTTATCATTGCTGCACAGATCGCTATAAAATTGGAGAAGGAAACAGATGATGCATTCTGtagaaatgaattgaaaaaggag GAAAATGATGAAACTTTGTTTGTGACAATGGAGAAGACACTTCGGTTGCTTGAAATGGGCTTCTCTGAGAATGAGGTTTCTTTGGCAATTGAAAAGTTTG GATCTGAAACTCAAGTCTCAGAGCTTGCCGATTCCATTGTTACTGGTCGAATTGCTAGTGACTACCCTGGGGATGTTAAG TGTTCTCCAAGCTCATTCGGGATTGGTGGTTTATATACTCGAGAAGATTATGTGACTAAGGTTAAAGCTGAAGAATCCAGTTCCGCTGTTGGTCCTCTGCCAAGAAATGTTAACATTGAGGCAATACAGAAAGGTAAAAggccaaaagaagaaaatatggacGACCTTCTGAATCCTACTACTCGTTTGAATAAACATAAAGGGAAAAGGCCAAAGCAAGAATACGCTGATGACTTGGGTTCTTTATATGGTCCTGGATGGGTGGAATCAAAAGTCAATCCAGACATCACCAGCTTTGACATCCCCCCGTCTTCAAGACTAAATCTCTCAAGAAGTCTTGATAAGTTGGTGGCTAAGCCTCCATGCCCACCTTTAAAATCAAATCCTTCTAGAGCTCTTGAAAAGGTGGTAACTAAACctccatttttcttgtatGGAAATGTTTTGGATATATCTCGTGATTCTTGGGCAAAAGTTTCCAAGTTCCTATATGCCGTTGAGCCTGAATTCGTGGACACTCGGTCCTTCTCAGCTTTGAGTAGAACAGAAGGATACGTGCACAATCTTCCATGTGAGAACAGGTTTCACATCATTCCATTGCCTCCAATGACCATCCAAGATGCTACACGTACAAAAAAATGGTGGCCATCCTGGGATACAAGAAAGTATTTGAGCTGCATCAATTCTGAAACTAGAGGAGTACCTCAGCTGTGTGATAGGCTGACAAAGACGTTGACTGATTCGGGCGGTCATCCTTCATCTCATGAGGAGAGAGATATTCTTCATCATTGCATAGCTTTGAACCTTATTTGGGTCAGCCAGTTCAAACTGGCTCCGGTAGAGCCTGAACAGCTAGAATGCGTGCTCGGCTATCCGGTAAATCACACCCAAGATGCTGAAAGTAGCTCAATAGAAAGACTTCAATATCTCAAGTATTGTTTTCAGACAGACGCTTTGGGTTATCATCTATCTGTTTTGAAGTCCATGTTTCCAGAAGGATTGGTTGTGTTGTCCATTTTCAGTGGAATTGGTGGGGCGGAAATTGCTTTGCACCGTCTTGGCATTCATTTGAAAGTCGTGGTCTCAGTTGAGAGTTCAGCAGCAAAGAGAaggattttgaagaaatggtGGCATAGTAGTGGACAAACTGGGGAACTAGAGCAGATAGAGGACATACAGAAGCTAACAAGCATCAAGATTAACAATTGGATTACCAAATATGGCGGTTTTGATTTGGTTATTTGTCAGAATCCATGTTCTCGTTGTTTGTCATCTTCAAAACTGAATCAGAGTGGAGATGCTGAGGGTATAGCAAGTTTTgatttctctatattttatgAGTTTGTCCGTGTTTTGCAGAGTGTAAGAAATACCATGCACAGAAAGAAGTGA
- the LOC101206985 gene encoding probable inactive DNA (cytosine-5)-methyltransferase DRM3 isoform X6, which produces MAEQKSIPQSSDSLEGLQSGKMGSNPPHVSTVCHKQAAQTSKSESSDSLDSLFDDKDAHNEISSVIPKEEADDYYHISDTNKASLLVMNFSADEVDFAIDKLGGDAPLNELVDFIIAAQIAIKLEKETDDAFCRNELKKEENDETLFVTMEKTLRLLEMGFSENEVSLAIEKFGSETQVSELADSIVTGRIASDYPGDVKCSPSSFGIGGLYTREDYVTKVKAEESSSAVGPLPRNVNIEAIQKGKRPKEENMDDLLNPTTRLNKHKGKRPKQEYADDLGSLYGPGWVESKVNPDITSFDIPPSSRLNLSRSLDKLVAKPPCPPLKSNPSRALEKVVTKPPFFLYGNVLDISRDSWAKVSKFLYAVEPEFVDTRSFSALSRTEGYVHNLPCENRFHIIPLPPMTIQDATRTKKWWPSWDTRKYLSCINSETRGVPQLCDRLTKTLTDSGGHPSSHEERDILHHCIALNLIWVSQFKLAPVEPEQLECVLGYPVNHTQDAESSSIERLQYLKYCFQTDALGYHLSVLKSMFPEGLVVLSIFSGIGGAEIALHRLGIHLKVVVSVESSAAKRRILKKWWHSSGQTGELEQIEDIQKLTSIKINNWITKYGGFDLVICQNPCSRCLSSSKLNQSGDAEGIASFDFSIFYEFVRVLQSVRNTMHRKK; this is translated from the exons atg GcagaacaaaaatcaattccTCAGTCATCAGATTCCCTTGAGGGCTTACAAAGTGGTAAAATGGGCAGTAATCCTCCACATGTTTCAACTGTCTGTCATAAGCAG GCTGCACAGACATCAAAGTCTGAATCATCAGATTCTCTAGATAGCTTATTTGATGACAAGGATGCACACAATGAAATCTCTTCAGTTATACCAAAGGAG GAGGCTGATGATTATTATCATATTAGTGATACCAATAAAGCATCCTTGTTAGTGATGAACTTTTCTGCAGATGAAGTCGACTTTGCGATTGATAAGCTTG GTGGAGATGCTCCCCTTAATGAATTGGTGGATTTTATCATTGCTGCACAGATCGCTATAAAATTGGAGAAGGAAACAGATGATGCATTCTGtagaaatgaattgaaaaaggag GAAAATGATGAAACTTTGTTTGTGACAATGGAGAAGACACTTCGGTTGCTTGAAATGGGCTTCTCTGAGAATGAGGTTTCTTTGGCAATTGAAAAGTTTG GATCTGAAACTCAAGTCTCAGAGCTTGCCGATTCCATTGTTACTGGTCGAATTGCTAGTGACTACCCTGGGGATGTTAAG TGTTCTCCAAGCTCATTCGGGATTGGTGGTTTATATACTCGAGAAGATTATGTGACTAAGGTTAAAGCTGAAGAATCCAGTTCCGCTGTTGGTCCTCTGCCAAGAAATGTTAACATTGAGGCAATACAGAAAGGTAAAAggccaaaagaagaaaatatggacGACCTTCTGAATCCTACTACTCGTTTGAATAAACATAAAGGGAAAAGGCCAAAGCAAGAATACGCTGATGACTTGGGTTCTTTATATGGTCCTGGATGGGTGGAATCAAAAGTCAATCCAGACATCACCAGCTTTGACATCCCCCCGTCTTCAAGACTAAATCTCTCAAGAAGTCTTGATAAGTTGGTGGCTAAGCCTCCATGCCCACCTTTAAAATCAAATCCTTCTAGAGCTCTTGAAAAGGTGGTAACTAAACctccatttttcttgtatGGAAATGTTTTGGATATATCTCGTGATTCTTGGGCAAAAGTTTCCAAGTTCCTATATGCCGTTGAGCCTGAATTCGTGGACACTCGGTCCTTCTCAGCTTTGAGTAGAACAGAAGGATACGTGCACAATCTTCCATGTGAGAACAGGTTTCACATCATTCCATTGCCTCCAATGACCATCCAAGATGCTACACGTACAAAAAAATGGTGGCCATCCTGGGATACAAGAAAGTATTTGAGCTGCATCAATTCTGAAACTAGAGGAGTACCTCAGCTGTGTGATAGGCTGACAAAGACGTTGACTGATTCGGGCGGTCATCCTTCATCTCATGAGGAGAGAGATATTCTTCATCATTGCATAGCTTTGAACCTTATTTGGGTCAGCCAGTTCAAACTGGCTCCGGTAGAGCCTGAACAGCTAGAATGCGTGCTCGGCTATCCGGTAAATCACACCCAAGATGCTGAAAGTAGCTCAATAGAAAGACTTCAATATCTCAAGTATTGTTTTCAGACAGACGCTTTGGGTTATCATCTATCTGTTTTGAAGTCCATGTTTCCAGAAGGATTGGTTGTGTTGTCCATTTTCAGTGGAATTGGTGGGGCGGAAATTGCTTTGCACCGTCTTGGCATTCATTTGAAAGTCGTGGTCTCAGTTGAGAGTTCAGCAGCAAAGAGAaggattttgaagaaatggtGGCATAGTAGTGGACAAACTGGGGAACTAGAGCAGATAGAGGACATACAGAAGCTAACAAGCATCAAGATTAACAATTGGATTACCAAATATGGCGGTTTTGATTTGGTTATTTGTCAGAATCCATGTTCTCGTTGTTTGTCATCTTCAAAACTGAATCAGAGTGGAGATGCTGAGGGTATAGCAAGTTTTgatttctctatattttatgAGTTTGTCCGTGTTTTGCAGAGTGTAAGAAATACCATGCACAGAAAGAAGTGA